In Bacillus sp. 2205SS5-2, a genomic segment contains:
- a CDS encoding 2-hydroxyacid dehydrogenase, with the protein MMCLKPFVYITRKLPEDELSLLTQQYEVEMWSEEDTAVPRAVLFEKVEKAQALLTMLSDQVDEEVLQRGKKLKIVANMAVGYDNVNVQMAANQGVLVTNTPDVLTETTADLVFSLILMTSRRTIEASDLLRRGEWTNWSPFMLAGADVHHKTIGIFGMGEIGQAVAHRARGFHMKIIYHNRKSIPEEEERLCASFVSFSELLEQADFVVCLAPLTAETRGVFGEKEFKAMKKSAIFINAARGAIVKESELITALKNNDIAGAGLDVFEREPIGSEHPLVALSNVVLLPHIGSATEETRRGMMRLCVQNIHRVLDGEKPLNVVHP; encoded by the coding sequence ATGATGTGCTTAAAGCCTTTTGTCTATATTACTAGGAAACTGCCAGAGGATGAACTTAGCTTGCTAACCCAGCAATATGAGGTGGAAATGTGGAGTGAAGAGGATACCGCTGTTCCTCGAGCGGTCCTATTTGAAAAGGTCGAGAAGGCACAGGCTTTATTAACGATGCTATCTGATCAAGTGGACGAGGAAGTACTTCAGAGAGGGAAAAAGCTAAAGATTGTGGCAAATATGGCTGTCGGCTATGACAATGTGAATGTCCAAATGGCGGCCAATCAGGGAGTGCTCGTGACGAATACACCGGATGTATTAACGGAAACAACAGCGGACTTAGTGTTTTCATTAATCTTAATGACCTCGAGAAGAACGATTGAAGCCTCGGACTTACTCAGAAGAGGGGAGTGGACGAATTGGTCACCCTTCATGCTAGCAGGGGCTGACGTTCACCATAAAACAATCGGAATTTTTGGGATGGGGGAAATTGGCCAAGCAGTTGCTCATCGCGCAAGAGGCTTTCATATGAAAATCATTTATCATAATCGTAAGTCAATTCCCGAGGAAGAAGAACGTCTATGCGCTTCATTTGTTTCCTTTTCAGAGCTATTAGAACAAGCGGATTTTGTCGTTTGTTTAGCGCCCCTTACAGCCGAAACAAGGGGGGTTTTTGGAGAAAAGGAATTTAAAGCAATGAAAAAAAGTGCAATTTTTATTAATGCCGCGAGAGGAGCCATTGTGAAGGAATCCGAACTGATTACGGCGCTGAAAAACAATGACATTGCTGGGGCGGGGTTAGATGTATTTGAGCGAGAACCTATCGGCAGTGAGCATCCACTCGTAGCGCTTTCAAATGTTGTCCTCTTACCACATATCGGAAGTGCGACAGAAGAAACACGTCGAGGAATGATGCGACTTTGTGTGCAGAATATTCACCGCGTCCTTGATGGTGAAAAGCCGTTGAATGTAGTTCACCCTTGA
- a CDS encoding DUF2225 domain-containing protein — MTYTSPYYKKNTTCQLCHHDFQTTNILSRFVKFSGRDTDFFPFYQDINLNPLYYHIHICPKCGFAYTEEFSSYFPPLTKEKIQDKLLATQIKDFGGIRTLENVKEAYNRALACAHLKNEKNIVIGGLYMRMAWIQRMLHSKEQEQYFLSKTCDYYVQSYQLDDFAKTKMSETRLLYLIGECYRRLGNYKEAISYYGKVVEKKRHTSEQRIIEMARDAWYRARQESKAI; from the coding sequence ATGACCTATACATCACCTTATTATAAAAAAAACACCACATGTCAGCTCTGTCACCATGACTTTCAAACAACGAATATACTTAGTCGTTTCGTAAAGTTCTCTGGTAGAGATACAGATTTTTTCCCTTTTTATCAGGATATTAACCTAAACCCTCTTTATTATCATATTCATATCTGTCCAAAATGTGGCTTTGCTTACACCGAAGAATTCAGTTCATATTTCCCTCCTCTTACAAAGGAAAAAATTCAGGACAAGCTGCTTGCTACACAAATTAAAGACTTTGGTGGCATTCGTACACTAGAGAATGTTAAAGAAGCCTATAATCGAGCACTAGCATGCGCACATCTAAAAAACGAAAAAAATATTGTCATCGGTGGGCTCTATATGAGAATGGCGTGGATACAGCGAATGCTCCATAGCAAAGAGCAAGAACAGTATTTCCTTTCCAAAACATGTGACTATTACGTGCAATCCTACCAGTTAGATGACTTCGCTAAAACGAAAATGAGCGAAACTCGTTTACTATACCTAATCGGTGAATGCTATCGACGATTAGGTAACTATAAGGAAGCCATATCATACTACGGTAAAGTTGTGGAGAAAAAACGCCATACGTCTGAGCAACGTATTATTGAAATGGCCCGTGATGCTTGGTACCGAGCGCGGCAAGAGTCTAAAGCGATTTGA
- a CDS encoding NUDIX hydrolase has product MDTVFKTKQGIFNYRVAGVWIEQDHLLIHRGAKDSFWSLPGGRVKLGEESATSLVREFQEELNVEVKAERLLWSVENFFTLNEMPFHEIGFFYQVSSPHISRLFQKNPFHGCEGEHLIYQWLSFEKLNSITLHPQFLVDELPSLPRSSKHMIIKQTSSS; this is encoded by the coding sequence ATGGACACTGTTTTTAAAACCAAACAAGGAATTTTTAATTACCGAGTAGCAGGCGTATGGATAGAGCAAGACCATCTTCTAATTCATCGAGGAGCAAAAGATTCTTTTTGGTCACTTCCTGGAGGACGGGTGAAATTGGGAGAAGAATCAGCTACAAGCCTAGTTCGCGAGTTTCAAGAAGAATTGAATGTAGAGGTGAAAGCAGAACGATTGTTATGGTCCGTGGAAAATTTTTTCACTCTAAATGAAATGCCTTTTCATGAAATTGGGTTCTTCTATCAAGTTTCATCCCCCCATATCTCGAGATTGTTCCAAAAAAATCCGTTTCATGGATGTGAAGGTGAACACCTCATTTATCAATGGCTCTCATTTGAAAAGCTCAATAGTATTACTCTTCACCCTCAATTTTTAGTGGATGAATTACCTTCATTACCTCGTTCATCAAAGCATATGATCATAAAACAAACGTCAAGCAGCTGA
- a CDS encoding NifU family protein — MTETEMKEQVSVVLDKLRPFLLRDGGDCELVDIEDGIVKLRLLGACGSCPSSTITLKAGIERALLEEVPGVVEVEQVF; from the coding sequence ATGACTGAAACAGAAATGAAAGAACAAGTATCAGTAGTATTAGATAAATTGCGCCCATTCCTACTTCGTGATGGTGGGGATTGTGAGCTTGTTGATATTGAAGATGGAATCGTAAAATTACGCCTTCTCGGTGCATGCGGTAGCTGCCCAAGTTCAACAATTACACTCAAAGCAGGAATTGAGCGTGCTTTATTAGAAGAAGTTCCTGGTGTTGTTGAAGTAGAACAGGTTTTTTAA
- a CDS encoding YuzB family protein produces the protein MKPIIEFCISNLASGAQKALEILERDPNLDTVEYGCLGYCGKCAKSLFVLVNGEVVTGENPSDLVDNIYQFLEENPMF, from the coding sequence ATGAAGCCAATTATCGAATTTTGTATTAGTAACTTGGCAAGTGGTGCGCAAAAAGCGCTTGAAATATTAGAAAGAGATCCTAATTTAGATACGGTGGAATATGGCTGTCTCGGCTATTGTGGAAAGTGTGCAAAATCTTTGTTTGTTCTTGTGAACGGAGAGGTCGTAACAGGAGAGAATCCAAGTGACCTAGTCGATAATATTTATCAATTTCTCGAAGAAAATCCAATGTTTTAA
- a CDS encoding YuzD family protein, translating into MKKKAAILVYGAEQICPSCVGMPSTKETYEWLQAAISRKFPDQPFAISYIDIYDPSEDGEKKAFSLRVIEEDLFYPVVVLDGNIVAEGNPRLKTIFAELEKLGYVAT; encoded by the coding sequence ATGAAAAAAAAAGCGGCTATTCTCGTCTACGGAGCAGAACAAATTTGCCCAAGCTGTGTTGGAATGCCCTCTACCAAAGAAACTTATGAGTGGTTACAAGCAGCGATTTCTAGGAAATTTCCAGATCAACCCTTTGCGATCTCCTACATTGATATTTATGATCCATCTGAAGATGGGGAGAAGAAAGCTTTTTCACTACGAGTCATTGAGGAAGATCTTTTCTATCCAGTGGTGGTTCTTGACGGGAACATTGTTGCTGAAGGCAACCCACGTCTAAAAACAATTTTTGCAGAGCTTGAAAAATTGGGATATGTAGCGACTTAA
- a CDS encoding NAD(P)/FAD-dependent oxidoreductase, with protein MKHLVLLGGGYGNMRILLRLLPNQLPEDVTITLVDRVPYHCLKTEYYALAAGTISDQQVRVTFPEHPRLNIKYAAVESIDHTGKKVYLKNDAPLLYDDLIIGLGCEDKYHNVPGADEHTYSIQSIEKSRVTYETISNLPAGSVVGIVGAGLSGIELASELRESRTDLNVKLFDRGTRILSAFPERLSRYVQGWFEGNNVEIINEASITKVGPNTLYNHDKQIHCDVIVWTAGIQPNEIVRDMDVEKDGSGRVELSKYHNLPTDEHVYVVGDCAALPHAPSAQLAEGQAEQIVDVLLKRWSNEKLPDKMPKIKLKGILGSLGKKHGFGLVNDRAITGRVARLLKSGVLWMYKYHNG; from the coding sequence ATGAAACATTTAGTGCTACTTGGTGGCGGGTATGGAAATATGCGTATTCTGTTACGTTTGTTGCCCAATCAACTACCTGAAGATGTAACAATTACATTAGTGGACCGTGTCCCGTACCATTGTTTGAAAACAGAGTATTATGCTCTCGCTGCTGGAACGATTTCTGATCAACAAGTTCGTGTGACCTTTCCAGAGCATCCTCGCTTAAACATTAAATATGCTGCAGTTGAATCGATTGATCATACCGGTAAAAAAGTGTATTTAAAAAATGATGCGCCTTTATTGTACGATGATTTAATCATTGGTTTGGGATGTGAAGACAAATATCACAACGTACCAGGTGCAGATGAACATACGTACAGCATTCAGTCGATTGAAAAATCGCGCGTGACGTATGAAACCATCTCTAATCTTCCGGCGGGCTCTGTTGTTGGAATTGTAGGGGCCGGTCTTAGTGGCATTGAACTCGCAAGTGAGTTGCGTGAAAGTCGTACCGATTTAAACGTTAAGCTCTTTGATCGTGGTACACGTATTCTTTCTGCATTTCCAGAGCGACTTAGCCGCTATGTGCAAGGATGGTTTGAAGGCAACAACGTCGAGATCATCAATGAAGCAAGCATAACGAAAGTTGGACCCAACACTCTCTACAACCATGATAAACAAATTCATTGCGATGTTATTGTTTGGACAGCCGGCATACAGCCGAATGAAATTGTACGCGATATGGACGTTGAAAAAGATGGTTCAGGACGTGTGGAGCTTTCTAAATATCATAATCTTCCTACAGACGAGCATGTTTATGTCGTTGGGGATTGTGCAGCCCTACCACACGCACCAAGTGCACAATTAGCTGAAGGACAAGCTGAACAAATCGTGGATGTTTTATTGAAGCGATGGAGTAATGAAAAACTTCCTGACAAGATGCCGAAAATAAAATTAAAAGGTATCCTTGGATCGTTAGGAAAAAAACATGGCTTTGGTCTTGTCAATGATCGAGCGATTACAGGACGTGTCGCAAGATTATTAAAATCAGGTGTGTTATGGATGTACAAATATCATAATGGCTAA